A genomic segment from Amia ocellicauda isolate fAmiCal2 chromosome 13, fAmiCal2.hap1, whole genome shotgun sequence encodes:
- the LOC136766973 gene encoding 5-hydroxytryptamine receptor 4, producing MANISEWLDNMNSSGYSDFEPCVPWRSTSSRVVLYIFIVAGIICTVFGNFLVVLSIAYFKQLQSPTNSFVMSLAVADFLVGLIVMPYSMIRTIEGCWYFGPTFCEIHSSLDVMLCSASIFHLSCIAFDRYYAVCNPLVYGFKMSRTRVTLLIIVCWVVPLLISFAPIMLGLHKLGIEPKLPHDVCYFLVNQVYAITASFVAFYLPMFIMLVAYWKIYKAAKRQAMQINAVENQMTIHNVDVDPSKKQKQRNSMKRERKAAKTLGIIMGVFLLFWLPFFTTNIIDPFIEYQTDMVIWDVFLWLGYVNSSLNPFLYGFFNRSFRRAFFMIIGCKICLPGSPPSIDLSNTRRDGNERTANQ from the coding sequence ATGGCAAACATTTCTGAATGGCTCGACAACATGAATTCCTCTGGATACAGTGACTTTGAACCTTGTGTCCCCTGGAGAAGCACAAGTTCAAGAgttgttttgtatatatttattgtagcAGGAATCATCTGTACAGTGTTTGGTAATTTTCTGGTTGTGCTGTCTATTGCTTATTTCAAACAACTGCAGTCCCCAACCAACTCATTTGTCATGTCCCTGGCTGTCGCAGACTTTCTTGTTGGTCTCATAGTGATGCCTTACAGCATGATCAGGACCATTGAGGGCTGCTGGTATTTTGGTCCCACATTCTGTGAAATTCACTCCAGCCTGGATGTTATGCTGTGCTCAGCCTCAATCTTTCATCTTAGCTGCATAGCCTTTGACCGCTACTATGCTGTGTGTAACCCTTTGGTCTATGGGTTCAAAATGTCCAGAACACGAGTCACTCTCCTAATTATTGTCTGCTGGGTTGTCCCTTTGCTGATTTCATTTGCTCCCATTATGCTTGGACTTCATAAACTTGGCATCGAGCCTAAACTGCCCCATGATGTATGCTACTTCTTGGTCAACCAGGTCTATGCTATCACTGCTTCCTTCGTGGCCTTTTACCTGCCCATGTTCATCATGCTGGTCGCCTACTGGAAGATCTACAAAGCAGCGAAAAGACAAGCCATGCAAATCAATGCAGTTGAGAACCAGATGACCATACACAATGTAGACGTTGACCCCTCCAAGAAACAGAAGCAAAGAAATTCCATGAAACGGGAGAGGAAAGCAGCTAAAACCCTTGGTATAATCATGGGAGTTTTTCTCCTTTTCTGGTTGCCCTTCTTCACAACAAACATCATTGACCCATTTATAGAGTACCAAACAGACATGGTGATCTGGGATGTGTTCCTGTGGCTCGGTTATGTGAATTCCTCCTTGAACCCGTTCCTGTATGGCTTCTTCAACAGGTCCTTCAGACGGGCATTTTTCATGATAATTGGATGTAAGATTTGCTTACCTGGTTCTCCACCCAGCATTGACCTTTCTAATACCAGGAGGGATGGTAATGAACGGACAGCCAACCAATGA
- the adra1d gene encoding alpha-1A adrenergic receptor codes for MTFSHSINKSFSGNDSNGTIHQSFRDLLLPNISDNTYMNLTLDPQAIGVGVFLSVFILFAIVGNIMVILSVVCNKHLQTVTNYFIINLAIADLLLSTIVLPFSASLEVLGGWVFGRIFCNIWAAVDVLCCTASIMSLCIISIDRYIGVKYSLKYPTIMTEKKAVVILIVVWVSSMVISIGPLLGWKEPPPTDERICKITEEPGYALFSSLFSFYLPLLVILVMYFRIYVVARRTTKSLEAGVKRERNKSMEVVLRIHCRSVLEESAKSKTHPFRSSLSVRLLKFSREKKAAKTLAIVVGVFILCWLPFFFVLPLGSFFPALKPSEMVFKVIFWLGYFNSCVNPIIYPCSSKEFKRAFIRILKCQCRRRRRSLWRFYDQRWRTSISSSGQASCGDIKPRFSFRESFSLNNSFLYNSKRTLSIQGWSFFPPLQRSSFQLKEKMNNLSNKIKNRPNKSSVPALGKAEIDSISMGICSDFAEQNDYQIYDLTDCYGLKETDI; via the exons ATGACTTTTTCTCACTCCATCAATAAGAGCTTTAGTGGAAATGACTCCAATGGCACCATTCACCAATCTTTCCGGGATCTCCTTCTTCCCAATATCAGCGACAATACCTATATGAACCTGACACTGGATCCTCAAGCCATAGGGGTAggggtgtttctgtctgttttcatCTTATTCGCTATTGTGGGGAACATCATGGTGATACTTTCTGTGGTTTGCAACAAACACTTGCAGACAGTCACGAACTATTTCATCATTAACCTTGCCATAGCCGACTTACTGCTGAGCACCATCGTCCtacctttctctgcctctctagAGGTGCTGGGAGGCTGGGTCTTTGGCAGGATATTCTGCAACATCTGGGCTGCGGTGGATGTGCTCTGCTGTACCGCCTCTATCATGAGCCTGTGTATAATCTCAATAGACAGGTACATTGGAGTGAAGTATTCCCTGAAGTACCCCACTATCATGACAGAGAAGAAAGCGGTGGTCATCTTGATAGTTGTCTGGGTCTCCTCTATGGTTATCTCTATAGGACCACTGTTGGGTTGGAAGGAACCACCGCCGACAGACGAGCGCATCTGTAAGATCACCGAAGAGCCGGGCTATGCCCTCTTCTCGTCCTTGTTTTCTTTCTACCTTCCTCTCCTGGTCATCCTGGTGATGTATTTCAGGATCTACGTTGTAGCCAGGAGGACAACTAAGAGCCTGGAAGCAGGGGTGAAAAGGGAGAGGAATAAGTCCATGGAAGTGGTGCTGAGGATCCACTGCAGAAGCGTCCTAGAAGAAAGCGCCAAGAGTAAAACCCATCCTTTCCGAAGTTCTCTCTCCGTGCGCCTCCTGAAATTCTCCAGAGAAAAGAAAGCTGCTAAGACCCTGGCCATAGTTGTGGGGGTGTTCATTCTCTGCTGGTTGCCTTTCTTCTTTGTTTTGCCTCTAG gcTCGTTTTTCCCAGCTTTGAAACCCTCTGAAATGGTGTTCAAAGTTATCTTCTGGCTGGGGTATTTCAACAGTTGTGTCAACCCCATCATTTACCCCTGCTCTAGCAAAGAGTTCAAAAGAGCTTTCATAAGAATCCTGAAGTGTCAGTGCCGCAGACGCAGGAGGTCTCTGTGGAGGTTTTATGACCAGAGATGGCGGACTTCAATCAGCAGTTCGGGGCAGGCCTCTTGTGGAGACATCAAGCCCCGATTTTCATTCAGAGAATCCTTTTCACTCAACAACTCTTTcctttacaacagcaagaggactcTTAGCATCCAGGGATGGAGTTTCTTCCCACCTTTACAGAGGTCGTCTTTTCAGCTGAAAGAAAAGATGAACAATCTCTCAAATAAGATCAAAAACCGTCCCAATAAGAGCTCTGTGCCTGCACTAGGTAAAGCTGAAATCGATTCGATTTCCATGGGGATCTGCAGTGATTTTGCAGAACAGAATGATTATCAGATATATGATCTAACAGACTGCTATGGTCTGAAGGAGACTGATATTTAG